The nucleotide sequence GGCTGAGCACCACGGTGGAGAACCGCTGCCGGCGTGCCCGGCCCGGGACCACGGACAGCGGGGCCCGGGTCGACCCGGCCCGCTCCTCGGCGGGCGGCGCCGGGTCGCTCAGCTGGCGGGCGGAGGTGCCCTCCACCGGCGGACGCTGCCCGCGCCGCCCGGCCCAGGCGCCGATGCCCGTGCGCTGGGAGGTCGGGCGGACGGGGCGTCGCTGGAGTCCGGTTCCGCTCATGCCGTGTACCTCTGCGCGTTCTGTGCTGTGGGGGGGACGTGCTCTCGGATGCGCTCCACCGCGCGCAGGCGCGCGGAGGCGGCACGGGGGTTATCGTCGATCTCCCGGGGGGTGGGGGTCTCCGTCCCGCGGGTCAGGACCCGCAGGGTGGGCTTGTGCTGGTCGAGCTCCACGGGGAAGCCCTTCGGCGCCGTCGAGGCGGCTCCGCGGGCGAAGGCCTGCTTGACGATCCGGTCCTCGAGGGAGTGGTAGCTCATGGCCACCACGCGCCCGCCCACGGGCACTGCGTCCAGTGCGGCGGGGATCGCCCGGCGCAGCACGTCGAGCTCCTCGTTGACCTCGATCCGCAGCGCCTGGAAGGTCTGCTTCGCGGGGTGCCCCTTGCGGTGCTGGGCGCCCTGCGGCACGGCCCCGCGGACGACCTCGACGAGCTCGCCCGTGGTCCGCAGCGGGGTCCTGTCCCGCTGCGCCACGATCGCGCGGGCGATCCGACCGGCGAAGCGCTCCTCGCCCCAGTCCCGCAGGATCCGGCGCAGGTCCTCCTCGCTGTAGTCGTTGACCACGTCCTGGGCGGTGACGGGCGCGGTGGAGTCCATGCGCATGTCCAGGGGCGCGTCGTAGGAGTAGGCGAAGCCGCGCTCGCGCTCGTCGAGCTGCAGCGAGGAGACCCCGAGGTCGAAGAGCACCGCATCCGCGTGGTCGAACCCGTGCCGGCCGAGGGCCTCCGGGATCCGGTCGTAGGTCGTGTGCACGGGGTGGAACCGGTCCCCGAACGGGGCGAGCCGCGCGCCGGCCAGTGCGTGGGCCTGCGGGTCCCGGTCGATCGCCACCAGCTGCAGGCCGGGGAAGCGCCGCAGCAGCGCCTCGGAGTGACCGCCCATGCCCATCGTCGCGTCCACCGCCACGGCGCCGTCCTCGCCGAGCGCGGGAGCCATCAGGTCCAGGCACCGTTCGAGCAGCACGGGAACGTGGAGCTGCTCGGCTGGGCGTTGCGCCATGGGCCCTCTCTTCGGCGGTCGACGGTGGATCGGTCTTCGGTGGCCGGCGCCGGGTCGACGCCGTGGTGCGGCGGCGGGCCTTCCAGGATCAGAACCCCATCCGCTGGCCGTCCCTCGAATCCGGCCTGGCTCAGGGGAAGGTGAGTCAGGACGGTGACGGCTGTGCGGCTGGAGATCTCATCCGGGAAGCGGCTCCGCGTGCTCCGCGGTGGTCTCGGCCGCCCTGCGCTCAGAAGAGCCCGGGCACCACTTCCTCCTCGGTCTCGGAGAAGACGGCCTCCTTCTCGTTCAGGTAGTCGTTCCACGCCTGGGCGTCCCAGATCTCCGCCCGGGTGCCCGCGCCGATGACGGCGAGCTCCCGGCCCAGCCCGGCGTAGTCCCGCAACGGCGGCGGTATGGTGACTCGGCCCTGCTTGTCCGGGACCTCGTCCGAGGCGCCCGAGAGAAAGACCCGGATGTAGTCCCTGGCCTGCTTCGAGGACAGCGGTGCCGCCCTCAGCTGCTCGTGGACCCGCTCGAACTCGCGGACGCTGAACACGTAGAGGCACCGTTCCTGACCGCGGGTCAGCACGAGTCCCTCCGCCAGTTCCTCCCGGTACTTCGCCGGCAGGATCAGGCGGCCCTTCTCGTCGAGACGGGGTGAGTACGTTCCGAGAAACATGCTCACCGCCTCTCCAGCCCGAGAGTTCTCCCAGATCCATCTCTTCGCCCCACTTTACTCCACTTCACTCCCCGGTCAACGAACGCAGGGGCCGGGCGCCGCGGCGTGGCGCGGCGCCCGGGCGCCGCGACGGGCGTCGCCCCAGGTGGGCACGGCGGCGCCGCGGCGGAGGGCGGCGGGGAGGAGCGTGTAGGACACCCCGGGCCCGCGGTGCGGGGCGCCGGCACCGGGCGTCGGGGAGCGCGGTGGAGGACGCCGCGGCCCGCGGCACCGGGCGCCGGCGGAGGGGTGCGGGGAGGAGAGTGGAGGACGCCGCGGTGCGGGCCGCGGGGAGGACGGTGGAGGAACGCTCCCCGGACGCTCCCGGGGTGCGGCCGGGGTGCGGCCGCGGCACCTCCAGGGCATGCAAAAGCTCCCCGGCGGTGCACCGGGGAGCTGATCGGACCCTGCAGACCGCCGTGCGGCAGCAGGGTGGGGGGAGGTGGAGGGGCCGGGCGGGTCGGTTCGAGCGGGCGGCGCCCTGCGGTCGGCTCCGGGTCCGGGCGGGGCCGGTCAGGTGGACGGGCCCCCGGAGTTGCGCTGGTCCCAGCGCTCCTCGAGGTTCTGCAGGAAGGGCGACGAGCGGCGGGGCGGGCCGCCCTTGCCGGGCTCCCCGCCGGGGCGCGGCTTGCCGGAGCGCAGCGTGGCGACGTAGACACCCGCGCCCATCACCACGAAGCCCAGGACCCCGACCAGGATGGAGTCGATGACGACCCCGCCCAGGAGGACGAGCAGGCCGACGACGGCGATCACGATCCCGAGGACGATGTTGCGGGTGGAAGCACCCCTGACGGCGCGGGACCCCATGTTCGTCACGAACCTCGGGTCGTCCGCGTGGAGCTGCTTCTCGAGCTGCGCCAGGAGCTGTTGCTCGTGCTCGGACAGTGGCACGGTATGCCTCCTCATCCTTCGGGTGCGGATTCCCCGGCTGTTCCGGCGCCGCCTGCTACCAGGATAGACCGTCGGGTGCTGATTTGGCACCGCGCACACGGCTGTCAACAGCCTCCGAGTTGCCCTCCGGACTCCGGGGTGCGGGAGGCAGGAGACGGGCGGGGCCGAGGCGCTCGGCGCCGAAGCGGGCGTGCACCCGGTCCATGGCCTGCTCGGCGGCCCCCCACCCCTCCTCGCGGCCGTCCAGGCTCAGCTGCAGGGCGTCCGTGGCGGGCTCCAGCCGCTCGGCGCGGATGCCGATGAGCCGGACCGGCTGGGGCCGGTCCCCGAGCTCCTCGAGCAGGCCCACGCCGTGCTCGAGGAGGTCGTGGGCGGACGTGAAGGGATGCTGCAGGGTTCGCGACCGGGTGATGGTCGTGAAGTCCGCCCAGCGCACCTTGAGCCCCACCCGGCGGGCGCGCAGACCCTGCCGGCGCAGCCGCGAGGCGGTCCGGTGGCTGAGCCGCAGGAGGGTCTCGTGCAGCACGCGGTCGTCCGCGACGTCCCGGGGGAAGGTCTCCTCCGCGCCCACGCTCTTCTCCTCGCGGACCGGTTCGACGGGGCGGGGGTCCCGTCCGTTGGCGAGCTCGTGCAAGTGGTGGCCGGCCGCCCGTCCGACCAGGCGGGTCAGCATCGGCACGGGGGCGGCCGCGAGGTCCCCCACGCTCC is from Kocuria rosea and encodes:
- the rsmH gene encoding 16S rRNA (cytosine(1402)-N(4))-methyltransferase RsmH translates to MAQRPAEQLHVPVLLERCLDLMAPALGEDGAVAVDATMGMGGHSEALLRRFPGLQLVAIDRDPQAHALAGARLAPFGDRFHPVHTTYDRIPEALGRHGFDHADAVLFDLGVSSLQLDERERGFAYSYDAPLDMRMDSTAPVTAQDVVNDYSEEDLRRILRDWGEERFAGRIARAIVAQRDRTPLRTTGELVEVVRGAVPQGAQHRKGHPAKQTFQALRIEVNEELDVLRRAIPAALDAVPVGGRVVAMSYHSLEDRIVKQAFARGAASTAPKGFPVELDQHKPTLRVLTRGTETPTPREIDDNPRAASARLRAVERIREHVPPTAQNAQRYTA
- the mraZ gene encoding division/cell wall cluster transcriptional repressor MraZ; amino-acid sequence: MFLGTYSPRLDEKGRLILPAKYREELAEGLVLTRGQERCLYVFSVREFERVHEQLRAAPLSSKQARDYIRVFLSGASDEVPDKQGRVTIPPPLRDYAGLGRELAVIGAGTRAEIWDAQAWNDYLNEKEAVFSETEEEVVPGLF
- a CDS encoding DUF3040 domain-containing protein encodes the protein MPLSEHEQQLLAQLEKQLHADDPRFVTNMGSRAVRGASTRNIVLGIVIAVVGLLVLLGGVVIDSILVGVLGFVVMGAGVYVATLRSGKPRPGGEPGKGGPPRRSSPFLQNLEERWDQRNSGGPST
- the dinB gene encoding DNA polymerase IV — translated: MTETPRDRLERWRQCAVLHVDMDMFYVGVELLAAPGLRGRPVIVAGSGGRSVVLSASYEARAFGVRSGMPLARARAMCPRAVLLEPHRDAYDAYSRRVMAMFWDITDRVEQISVDEAFLDVAGAVRRLGPPVGIARGLRARVRDELGLTASVGIGANKTVAKIASTRSKPDGLLLVQPEDTVAFLAELPVSALWGVGGRTAETLTGAGLRSVGDLAAAPVPMLTRLVGRAAGHHLHELANGRDPRPVEPVREEKSVGAEETFPRDVADDRVLHETLLRLSHRTASRLRRQGLRARRVGLKVRWADFTTITRSRTLQHPFTSAHDLLEHGVGLLEELGDRPQPVRLIGIRAERLEPATDALQLSLDGREEGWGAAEQAMDRVHARFGAERLGPARLLPPAPRSPEGNSEAVDSRVRGAKSAPDGLSW